One region of Cydia fagiglandana chromosome 17, ilCydFagi1.1, whole genome shotgun sequence genomic DNA includes:
- the LOC134672877 gene encoding uncharacterized protein LOC134672877: MATKLKNNNNKNDDADGENLEMDVCSDSGSMDGSGTGHLTTVTEPVILSGEEILLGPATDESPLIGGHALRKRSANKVIDLESEGASDLDEVQPAAAKMSTSHRGGKASAGRVSELSRARAELRAAEEEAREEAANREWRKRLQEPVPSELPNSGADLVHTADSADDISVKDLKAKMMTVTEMTKNMRGKNGKDLKEEITALNNMVNILASRSEAEEIRRLRADNNRLRREVENMKTEMKAYRRDYAEMRASFSADSKTHSQNKVLSVDSDGIEELRKSIISSVGNIINARFAGIEDRLLPPKPCRPPLAADKNLSLQTQSQKTNSNVTASSVESRTEAPTPWQPTATASSLSAGTSETSSHQVQINQKGPADKDGFIPVRNKKKKKPKKTPAASVVPETRKTAEKNKAKTKRPVLEGVAAVTRPTKCATVRIMDLDDSATTESVIAVIARIGGCAVNLVKAGGVQRGPGGMGAIVVRCPVTAAKILVEKGRVLVGWSSARVIALEQLPMRCYRCMGVGHTKPLCPSEVSREHLCYRCGEEGHRAASCSVPVPKCVVCAETNRPHAHVMGSPRCKPTPVTGKVASRTGTASSAGPPKERENAETNNMQE; this comes from the coding sequence ATGGcaacaaaacttaaaaacaataataataaaaacgatGATGCGGATGGAGAGAATTTGGAGATGGACGTATGTAGTGATAGTGGATCTATGGACGGAAGCGGGACTGGTCACCTAACCACGGTGACAGAACCGGTTATTTTAAGTGGAGAGGAGATTTTATTAGGTCCTGCTACTGACGAGTCGCCTTTGATAGGTGGACACGCTTTACGCAAAAGGTCAGCAAACAAAGTAATAGATCTTGAATCTGAAGGCGCATCTGATCTAGATGAAGTGCAACCAGCGGCGGCAAAAATGTCAACTAGCCACAGAGGTGGTAAAGCTAGTGCCGGCCGAGTGTCGGAGTTAAGTCGGGCCAGGGCGGAACTTCGTGCTGCGGAGGAGGAGGCCCGTGAAGAAGCCGCTAACAGAGAATGGCGAAAACGCCTCCAAGAGCCGGTTCCATCAGAACTGCCCAACTCAGGGGCAGATTTGGTTCACACCGCTGACTCGGCCGATGACATATCTGTCAAAGATCTAAAAGCCAAAATGATGACGGTAACAGAGATGACTAAAAATATGAGGGGAAAAAACGGTAAGGACCTGAAAGAAGAAATTACTGCTTTAAACAACATGGTAAATATCCTTGCCTCCCGGTCGGAGGCGGAAGAAATCCGCCGCCTAAGAGCGGATAACAACCGACTGCGGCGGGAAGTTGAAAATATGAAGACCGAAATGAAGGCTTACCGGCGAGACTATGCGGAAATGAGAGCTTCTTTCTCGGCGGACAGCAAGACTCATTCTCAAAATAAAGTTCTCTCAGTGGACAGCGATGGAATAGAGGAACTCAGGAAGTCGATTATATCCTCCGTAGGAAATATAATAAACGCGCGGTTTGCAGGAATCGAGGACCGTCTTCTTCCACCTAAGCCATGCCGGCCCCCATTGGCTGCAGACAAGAATCTAAGTTTACAAACTCAGAGCCAAAAGACGAACTCTAATGTCACTGCCAGTTCAGTGGAGAGTAGAACTGAAGCGCCTACTCCGTGGCAACCGACTGCTACTGCTAGCTCACTATCCGCAGGGACGAGTGAAACTAGTTCTCACCAAGTGCAGATCAATCAAAAAGGCCCGGCAGATAAGGACGGGTTTATTCCAGTCCGcaataaaaagaaaaagaagCCAAAAAAGACACCTGCTGCTAGTGTGGTGCCAGAGACGAGGAAAACGGCCGAGAAAAACAAGGCCAAGACCAAACGTCCAGTGCTGGAGGGGGTTGCAGCTGTCACCCGGCCCACCAAGTGTGCCACTGTGCGTATAATGGATCTGGACGATTCTGCTACAACCGAAAGTGTCATAGCGGTTATAGCCAGGATTGGGGGCTGTGCTGTCAATCTAGTGAAGGCGGGTGGGGTCCAACGCGGTCCTGGGGGAATGGGTGCCATAGTGGTAAGGTGTCCTGTAACTGCGGCTAAAATATTGGTGGAAAAAGGACGCGTTCTAGTAGGCTGGAGCTCTGCGCGTGTAATTGCATTGGAGCAGCTCCCAATGAGATGTTATCGCTGCATGGGTGTAGGACATACGAAGCCATTGTGTCCGTCTGAGGTAAGTAGGGAGCATCTCTGTTACCGGTGTGGCGAAGAAGGGCACCGAGCAGCATCTTGCTCAGTACCAGTGCCTAAGTGTGTTGTGTGCGCAGAGACAAATAGGCCCCACGCTCATGTGATGGGTAGCCCACGATGTAAACCTACACCTGTAACTGGAAAGGTGGCCTCACGGACCGGGACTGCTTCCAGTGCTGGCCCCCCTAAGGAACGAGAGAATGCCGAAACTAATAATATGCAAGAGTAA